The nucleotide sequence GGCTACTTCAATTTATTAATGCTCACTCACAAGGAAAAGGTTCCTGCCCAAGCTCCGGAAGACCTGCCGTCATCCCGCGTCTTTCGGGGCACCGGTCTGGCCGTGTTAAACACGACGATCCTTAATGGCGAAGATAATATCCAAATCCATTTCAAATCCAGCCCCTTCGGTTCTCAGAGTCACGGTCATAACGCAAATAACAGTTTTCTTTTGAATCTGCACGGGGAATGTGCCTTGATTCAATCGGGCAAACGCGATATTCACGGCAGTCCCTTTCACCGAGAATGGATGTGGCAAAGCAAGTCGAATAATGCCATCCTTGTCAACGGCAAGGGACAGCATTCACACACCGCGTCAGCAAAGGGCGCTATCACACATTTCTACACCGGCGACGCCTTGGATGTAGTGGCCGGGGAAGCCATTGATAATTACGAAGATCTCCACCGCTGGGGCCGCAGAATCCTTTTCTTCAAACCGAATGTGATTCTCATCCATGATGTACTGGAAGCCGAAGAACCCGCCACCTTCCAGTGGCTCTTGCATGCAGAGTCCCCTTTTATTCTTGGTGAAAATAACCTGCAGCTGGAAACCAAAGGTGGACAAGTGGAGGTAGACTTCCTGAGGCCCGAAAAGTTGACCCTTTCACAAAGCGATGTCTTTGACACACCGCCCCATGAATGGGCAAAACTTAATTTAAAAGAATGGCATTTTACAGCGGCCACAGAAAAACCACAAGACGCGATGGAGTTCATCACCCTCTTTCGTATTGATGAAGCCGATGCAGATGCCTCGATTACAGAAGAAGACAGCAAGACCCGTATAGAACTGCGTTTCGCGGCAGATAGAGCAACCGTTGTATTGGAACGGCGGGGCTTTCAGATTCAATACCGATCCATCGATAAACAGTGGAATGACGACCACCCGTCTTTAGATGCCTCTTAAAAAATACGATTTTTTCGGAAATTGACATACCCCGCATATTTATGAAATGCTTTATAGACTTTTCAAATAATTTACGGATTCTTGGCTCAACTGTCGAGTTCCATTGAATCTAAAAACGCCCTTGGGAGAATTGCTTTATGGAAGAGAAAATGGAAGAGAAAAAAGGATGTCTTAGTTTCTTATGGCGTGCAATACGACGCTTTTTATTCTGTCTGCTCTGTTTAATATTACTCCTTGGCGGTTTGTTCTGTGGGTTCTTCTCGAACCAATTGTACAACCGTTATTCCTTGTATCCTCGACAGGCGGCGGCTTGGAAGAAATACGCGGAAGAACTGCAACCAGTACAATTGAAAACGGGCTGGAATGAATACCGCGGCGTCATGCACAGCCACTCTGAAATCTCCCATGACAGCTTGGTCAAATTCCCTGAAATTGTGGAATATATGCACGAGGCACGTTGTAATTTCATTTTCATGTCCGACCATTTTGTAGACGGTAAAGCGGATTACTCTTTAGGTTGGAAAGGGATTCATGACGGCGTTTTGTTTATCCGCGGTTTTGAGATGCAAGAAGGATTTTTCCCTTGGGGTCTTCCCGACGATACGGTATTTTCGCAAAACGATGACCCTGCCGAGCTTGCCCGCCGTATCCGATCCTTAGGCGGTATCCTGTGCCTGGGTCACAATGAAGAAATGCGGCCTTGGGAAATTCCGGAAATTGACGGTATGGAAATTTACAACATCCATACCGATCTGAAAGATGAAATGGCAGATCGATATGACAAGATCGAAACCTTCAAAGATCTGCTGATCAATTACCGCAAATATGGGGATCAGGCGCTGCGCGGCACCTTTGACGCCTGGACACTCAACAGGGTCGTTCAGAAGTGGGATGATATGAGCAAATTCAGGAAGATCTCCGCTTATGCCGCCAATGATTGCCATCAAAACGTGGGGGTACGGGGCTTCTACACAGAAAATGACACGCTCATGTTATTGGATACCGGCCACGACGATCCCGCACGGAAGAGCGGCGAATATAAATTAAATTTCGCCACACGCCCCTTGCTGCGCCTTTTCTTCGGTGAATTGACACCGGGTAAAGAACTGTTTCGTATCGATCTGGATCCTTATGTCCGTTCCTCGCGCTTTGTAAATACCCATTTGCTCGCCAAAGAAATGACCGAAGAAGCCCTCCTTGATGCTGTCCGTGTAGGCCGCGCCTTTGTTGCCTTCAACATGCTGGCTGATGCCGAAGGTTTCGCCTATATTGCGGAAAGCAACGGCAAACAAGTAACCATGGGCGAAAGTATTCCCCTCGCACCGGGACTGAAGCTGATTGCGGAAGCGCCCTTGTCCTGTCGGTTTATACTGATCAAAAAAGGGAAAAAGGTTGTGTCTCAAGACGGGAAGCGTTTCGAGTTTGAAGTGACGGAACCGGGCAAATATCGTCTGGAAGCGGCGCTCGCAATTCCGGGCGAAACGATGCTCATCGACGACAGCACCGTCAACAACATGGCGCCTTGGATCATTACGAATCCTATCGAAGTAACCGCCCCGGCAGCGAGTGTTGTTGAAAGTGCAACGCCCCGGGAAATTCAAGAATCAAAACCCATGAATCAGAGTCCGACACCGATTTTGGAAGAGACGCTATAGTATTAAGGAGGCAAGAGCCGCGCCGATTAAAATAAGTTAGGAAAGCGCCGAAGAGAAGAGTCCTTCCCCAAAGGCATAAAATTACCTTTGGGGAAGAGAATAGAATGCCCCTTTGTTTATGTTATGATCAAGGAGTTGGCGGGCACCCTTGGTGGAACCGCCTCTAAAACTATAACTATTGGATCACCGGTACAACAGATGAGGTTGCCGCCATAAAAACTTTTTTTAAAGGGATTCTACTCGTACTTGCGCTTATCGCCGTTTTTCTCGCAGGCCCTGTCTTCTATTATTTTCCCTGCTACAACTTTCGCGTGGTAAGTCCGGGTTCTTTTTACGGGTCACGCCAAATGGGCGGCTCTGCACTGGAATCTACCATCAACAAATATGGCATCGGTACAGTCTTTAATTTGCGCGGCGCTCATCCGGGAGAGGCATGGTATGACGCGGAAGCGGCGGCCTGTGAACGTACAGGCGCGACGTTGGTAAATCTGGGATGGTCCAAAAGCAGTTTGCCTGATCCCGCCTCGTTGATGGAATTTGTAGAAACCATTGAATCCGGCAAAGGCGCTTTCTTGGCGCACTGTTCCGGCGGCACCCACCGGACCGGTGTCGCTTCAGCCGTATTTTTATTGCTTCAAGGCGAGGATGTGCCGACGGCGCGCAAACAATTCCGACTCGGATTCAATGATGCGCCCATCGGTAAATTACTAGACCTTTACGAAAAAAATGATCTCGCCTTCCGTCAATGGGTTGAAGAAATATATCCCAATGAATATGAAACGCTGAAAGCCCGAGACAAAGCCATGCTGCCTTTGCAAAGCGCGCCAGAAGAAGCGCTGCAGTTGGCTTTGAATACAGCCTCTTTTTAACGGTCCTCCCCAAAACTCCGCCCTTCACGGTGCCCCCTCAGATTCTTGAAGGATTCCGTCTCTTTGTAGGGTTCTAAGGCGACGCGCACAAGGCCATCCCAAAGTATCCGCATGGGTAGGGTAGGTGTCAAAACGCCGCGCCACCGTTATTTCTTGACACGAAGTCATTTTTCATTACAAAAATGAATAAATATCCGTCTGTATCGTCTTATCCAGTGTAGGGCAGTATAAAATGCGCTTATGGTCGTTGTTCATGGCGTTGTCGGTTTTCTGTCCGGTTCATAGATACACCGGCTGCATTGAAGATTTTCATTCAAATCAAGCAGCTTTGTGAAGGCGGTAAAATGGTGTATTATATGGGCAAAGAGGGAACCCTATGCCGACCACACAAAGCGCAATCACAGTTGAAGACAATGAACTTGTCGCCCAAGCACGCAAAGGCGATATGAAAGCTTTTGAAGCCCTTGTCCGCAAGTACCGCAATGACGTGTATGCGCTGTGCTATTACTTTACACGGAACCGCGAAGATGCGTGGGACTTGTCTCAGGAAGTTTTCATTAAGGCCCATCGCGGTCTGAGCAAGTTTCGCGGTGATGCGGCATTCAAGACGTGGTTGTTGCGAATCGCTGCGAATCAAAGCAAAGATCACCTAAAAAAACGGCGCATACAGACCACGCCTTATGAAGACAGTTGGCGTGTTGGGGAAGTGGAAACTGATCACAACCCCCGTTCAGCCATAGAAGCCAAGGAATTGGGCAAGGCCATTGATGCCGCAGTCAGTCAGCTTCCGATCAAGCAGCGCACCGCCTTTATTTTGCGTGAATATGACGGACTTTCCTATCAGGAAATGGCCGAGGTCATGGAATGCAGTATCGGCACCGTAATGAGCCGTTTATTCCACGCGCGACAACGTCTACAGCAACTATTGAGTCCCATGGGGCTTTGGGAGAATGATACAAATGTTTAAAAAGAAAAAGAAAATGTTAATCGCGGCACAGTTCGACAATGTGCCTCATGATAAAAACGCCGATCCGACGAAGCAGCAGGATGCCCCCCGATCCTCTTACGAAACCATGCTGTCCCGATTACGAGAAGGCGCCGCCGCCCATGTGGCGGATACGCCTGTCATCAGCGATGGGCAATTTGGTCTTTTCATGGAAGGCATCCACGAGGGTATTCATGAAAGGACACCAAAGGTTTCAGGCTTATGGGCCATGGCGTCCTTCGCCACGGTGACGCTTCTGATCCTCCTTTCCTTGCTAGCCTTTTTCGCAGGCGGCCCCGATCCTGTCCGCGCCACCGAAATCGAATCAGTATCCACGGAATTGCAAGGTGTCACGATCAACTTCTATGAAAATGCACAGGGCCTGTCCACGGTGAAGGTCACCATGCCGGAGAATGGCTTGTGGTAAGGCTTCGCGCTATTTTTCTCTTCTCATTACTGCTGAGTTGTGCCGCCCTTGCCGATAACGCCCTTTCGCTGCGCTGTCAAGTGGTGCAAGCAACAACTGAAGAGCACAGTACCCCTTATTTTGACGCAAAAGCAAAGGCTATAAAACATTTACTTGACGATCTCCCCTTCAACACCTTTCGAACCCTCAAGGAGTCTGAGGAGAAGGTGGATGAAAATCTGCAGACAAAGGTCGCCTTAAATCCGCGCTATACCATGACCATGCTCACTTCCGGCACAGACAGCACAGGACGTATCCGGCTTATTGTACGCGTAAACTTACTGCCCAAAGAGCCCGACAAATCTGAACAACAAGTGCTTGAAACAACCTTGCTGCTTGCTCCCGGCGGTAAAGCACGGGTCTGTGGATTGCGTTGTGAAAAAGAAAGTGAGCTCATTGTCGTTTTGACGCGCATTTAAGGAACCCACCACGCCAACCACAGGGAGTGCCGCCATGACTGTCCGGGTATACAGCATTTTATCGATTTTTGTCTATGCGGCGCTGAGCCCATTCATTCATGCCTCCGAAACAATCACGCTGCCTCTGATTCGCGTGGAGGAAGGCAGGCTCCAAGACGACGACGGGGGACATTATTTTCTACGAGGCATCAATCAAGGCAGGAAGTCGCCGAGGAACCTACACCGAAGCTGGCAACAGCCGGAAGACTACCACAACCTGCGCCGTTGGGGTATGAATGCCCTTCGCATGATGATGTTCTGGTCCGCGTTGGAACCGGAACCCGGCGAATACAATGAAGCCTATTTGCAGGTCTTAGACGAGCAAATCGATTGGGCACGGGATGCAGGGCTCTATGTGATTCTGGACATGCACCAAGATCTGTGGGGATACAGCATCCCGGGCGGCAACGGCGCGCCCCAATGGGCAACTTTAGATGACGGACAAGCCCATCAGACCTTGGGATCCGTGTGGAGCACCGCCTATTATGTGAGCCCACAGATCCAACACGCCTTTGATAACTTTTGGAAGAATACCAAGGGACCGGGCGATATCGGTATTCAAGATCGCTACGCCGCTGCATGGCGTCACGTAGCAGCGCGCTACGCCGACCGCACGGAAGTCATCGGTTTCGACCTCATGAACGAAGCTTTTCCGGGATCCATGGTTCAAGAATCGGCAGCGGCGCTGCTGGAACTCGTCCCCAAGCTCCTTGACACGGCATCACTGCCCGCCAGCCTCCCCGAAATTCTCGACAGTATCGACGCCAACACCATGCCGCCATGGCTCCTTGAGGCGCTCGATAATACGGAAACCTACCGGATGATTTTAGACGCGCTCCACCCAATGACGGCACGTTTCGAAACGGACTATTTGATGCCCATGTACGAGCGGGTACATCGCGCCATTCGCGAAGTGAACAAGACCGGTATATTCTTTTTGGAACCCTGTGTGCTCGCCAATATTGGCGTTGCCACCGCCATCACGGCGCTGAAAGATTCGGAGGGCGTCCGCGATCCGCTGCAGGCTTATATGCCCCATGCCTACGATATTGTCACAGACACGCCCTTCTCCCACCAACCCAGTGAAAAACGCCTGCAGATCATTGTCCAACAAAAACGCCTGGATGCGGCGCGCTTGGAAATGCCGCTACTCATCGGTGAATGGGGAGCCTATTATCGCTCCGATAAAACGCAGGATGCAGCGCGGATGATGAACCGCCTTCTCGAAGAAGCACAGGTATGCGGCGCCTTCTATTGGGAATATCACCGGGCTTTGGATACAGCCGTTTATTTCGAAGTCTTGAGTAAAGCGGCTCCTCTCCGTGTGGCAGGCATTTTGGAGACAGCCCGTTTCAACGCCGAGGAAGGGCTCTTTTCCTGTCAATGGAAAAACATTCCGGGCACGGGCGTTAGCGTTTTTTCATTGCCCCCCGCTTGGCAGCAAAAAACGCTTGACATCACTGTGTCACCTCCCGAACTGCAGGGGGAAATAAAAGCGAACCCCCGTTGGCAGGATACACCACAGCTGGTTGTAGACGCTTCGGATAGCCCTGTGACGGCAAGCCTTGAAGTACGGCTGACCACGCCGGTGGAACGAGCAGTAAGCCCCTAACAGCAGGCGATGGATTAGATACCCGGCGAAAAGAAAAGGGCGGTATCATCTTTGTTATGGGTGTCGGCCCCTATATTTTTTCCGTCCTCATCAGTGGTCGGCTTCGCTTTTTTCCGCCATTCGTCCAGAATATGGTAGACAACGATCCCGAAAGCGGTAGCCACATTAATACTCTTTTTGTAGCCGAACATGGGGATCTGAACCACAGCGCTGCAACGACGCAAGACTCGGGCATTCACCCCATTTTCTTCATTACCGAAAACGACCGCTACGGGACTGGGCCAGCAGAAATCACGATAATCGGGCGCGCCCTCCACCGTCTCTACTGCCACTACGGGAATGCCCTGTTCCTCCAGCACATCCAGACAATCCCGATTCCGCTCATAGTAGCTCCACGGCACATAATCAAATGCGCCCAAGGCCGTCTTCTCCAGTTTCTTGTGGGGAGGGTGGGCGGTCATACCGCAAAGATGCAAATGGGTGACGGCACAGGCGTCCGCCGTTCTAAAGATGCTTCCCACGTTGAAGGCACTGCGCAGATTGTCCAGCATGACGTGTATAGGCGCGCGCGCCAAGGCTATGCGCTCCTCGTCGGGCACCCCTGCATACCATGGTTCACGATTCACCAATGTATGATAATGTTGCTCTTGAACCATTAGTCAATTCTAAGTACGGCGCTCATCTCTTCAGTCTGCGCTTTTATTTCCGCCTTGTACTCAAGCTGCAGCATGGTTTTGAGTATTTCTTTGTCCAGCCCTTCCGAGTAATCTGTGATGACCCTTTCCAAATCCTTGGCGAAACCTGTGCCGCTGAAACGCTGCGTATCGGTCAAAAGACTTTGCTGCAACTCATTGATCCGTGACTGTACTTCACGGAGCCCACGCATCCGATGTTGAGCCTCTGAAGGGAATTCATCGCCAATAACGCGGTAGGCGTCTTCTGATTGTTTGAGCAAAGCCACGGCTTCGGCAAAATGATTTCTTGCCGCCTCTTCTTCAGCCAGACTTTTCAAATCATCAGCTTGCCGTAATTGCTCTTGATATTGCGCCAACTGCTCATCCCGTTTTTGTATGAGTGCCGCCACTTCCAAGCGCCGCTTTTCCGCCGAAGGATGCAGCATATTCACAGACAAGGCTTTTGCAAAGCCGCCAAGGGCTTCTTCAAGCATACCTTTTTGGAGTTTATCTTCTGCCGATTCATAATAATAATTGGCTATCTTTGCCACAACATCCCGACGTTCCGGCGAACTCGCGACAGCCTGTTCATATTCCCAGACGGCCCGTTCGCGAAAACCTGCCTCATAGAGCATATCCCCAATTTTCGCGTACATGTCGGCAGTGAAAGACGTCAATTTTTGGTAGTTCGTATCTGCCGCATCCAGTTCATTTTCTTTTCCCCGTTCCACATAAAAGGCATAGGCATTCAGTACATACCGTTCTAACTGTGCTGTTGAAATGGAGCTTTGAACCGTTGTCGAGGTAATGACAGACCACCACACATCCGCCACCGCATTCACAGAACGGCTAATATCTGTTATGCTCCTTGCAGCAGCGCCCCCGCGAAAACCGGAACCGCTTTTGTACTCGCTTTCAAGCAAATCATTGGCTTTGTTAGCCTCCAAAACACTGCGCTCTAAAGGTTCCATTGATTCGAGGGTACGACGTGATTCGGGCTTCAAATTTCCCGCATCAGCCAAGGACTCGGCATCACGGTAATATTGTGTGCGTATGGCGGGATCGCCTGTTGCCATGGGCGCCGTAACACGGCTGACCAATTTACCGAGGACCCCCAATCGCCATGCAAAATAAGCATCAATACGCGCGCCCCGCGTCGTACTCAATAGCGCCATTTCATTTTCGATTGCATGGATCGGGTCAGCGTTCATATCGGGAAATAAGGTTTCCATCTCAACAGGCGACAAAGCTGCGCCGGCACGGACTTCTTCTTGCAGCCTTGTCAAGGGCAAGTTTTTTTCTCGTGAAAGGAGGTGCAGCGCCGTGTTCACGACCGTCGACTCTACACGAGGTCCCCAAGCCTGAGCCGACAGCGTACAACCGACTACTGCCACGACAAGAAGCATATGAAAATAAAAACGATTATTCATGGAACAGTTTCCTTGTTTCTTCAGGG is from Candidatus Hydrogenedentota bacterium and encodes:
- a CDS encoding sigma-70 family RNA polymerase sigma factor, coding for MPTTQSAITVEDNELVAQARKGDMKAFEALVRKYRNDVYALCYYFTRNREDAWDLSQEVFIKAHRGLSKFRGDAAFKTWLLRIAANQSKDHLKKRRIQTTPYEDSWRVGEVETDHNPRSAIEAKELGKAIDAAVSQLPIKQRTAFILREYDGLSYQEMAEVMECSIGTVMSRLFHARQRLQQLLSPMGLWENDTNV
- a CDS encoding RNA methyltransferase translates to MVQEQHYHTLVNREPWYAGVPDEERIALARAPIHVMLDNLRSAFNVGSIFRTADACAVTHLHLCGMTAHPPHKKLEKTALGAFDYVPWSYYERNRDCLDVLEEQGIPVVAVETVEGAPDYRDFCWPSPVAVVFGNEENGVNARVLRRCSAVVQIPMFGYKKSINVATAFGIVVYHILDEWRKKAKPTTDEDGKNIGADTHNKDDTALFFSPGI
- a CDS encoding dual specificity protein phosphatase family protein, giving the protein MGGSALESTINKYGIGTVFNLRGAHPGEAWYDAEAAACERTGATLVNLGWSKSSLPDPASLMEFVETIESGKGAFLAHCSGGTHRTGVASAVFLLLQGEDVPTARKQFRLGFNDAPIGKLLDLYEKNDLAFRQWVEEIYPNEYETLKARDKAMLPLQSAPEEALQLALNTASF
- a CDS encoding cellulase family glycosylhydrolase — translated: MTVRVYSILSIFVYAALSPFIHASETITLPLIRVEEGRLQDDDGGHYFLRGINQGRKSPRNLHRSWQQPEDYHNLRRWGMNALRMMMFWSALEPEPGEYNEAYLQVLDEQIDWARDAGLYVILDMHQDLWGYSIPGGNGAPQWATLDDGQAHQTLGSVWSTAYYVSPQIQHAFDNFWKNTKGPGDIGIQDRYAAAWRHVAARYADRTEVIGFDLMNEAFPGSMVQESAAALLELVPKLLDTASLPASLPEILDSIDANTMPPWLLEALDNTETYRMILDALHPMTARFETDYLMPMYERVHRAIREVNKTGIFFLEPCVLANIGVATAITALKDSEGVRDPLQAYMPHAYDIVTDTPFSHQPSEKRLQIIVQQKRLDAARLEMPLLIGEWGAYYRSDKTQDAARMMNRLLEEAQVCGAFYWEYHRALDTAVYFEVLSKAAPLRVAGILETARFNAEEGLFSCQWKNIPGTGVSVFSLPPAWQQKTLDITVSPPELQGEIKANPRWQDTPQLVVDASDSPVTASLEVRLTTPVERAVSP